Proteins encoded by one window of Emticicia oligotrophica DSM 17448:
- a CDS encoding response regulator transcription factor, whose amino-acid sequence MKILIVEDELRLAEFIKKGLEENTHMADIAKDGEMGLKMAFDNDYDVIIMDVNMPKMNGYDVTQQIRSEKQNTPILMLTAMGTLNDKALGFDAGIDDFLVKPFQFQELLMRLNALHRRNAIVQHQVKRNIMKVADLELDLTARTVIRNGKDILLTAKEYALLEYLMINHNRVVSRVDIAEKIWDSDLDPTSNTIDTYINFLRKKVDKEFSSKLIHTIVGMGYILKE is encoded by the coding sequence ATGAAAATACTGATTGTAGAAGACGAGCTCCGTTTGGCTGAATTCATTAAAAAAGGTCTTGAGGAAAATACACACATGGCAGATATTGCCAAAGATGGTGAAATGGGCCTAAAGATGGCATTCGATAACGATTATGATGTAATTATTATGGATGTTAATATGCCAAAAATGAATGGCTATGACGTTACACAACAAATTAGGTCTGAAAAGCAAAATACCCCAATTCTGATGCTCACAGCCATGGGTACATTAAACGATAAAGCCTTGGGTTTTGATGCTGGTATTGATGATTTTTTGGTGAAACCATTTCAGTTTCAAGAGCTTTTAATGAGACTCAACGCTCTACATAGAAGAAATGCAATTGTGCAGCATCAAGTAAAGCGTAATATTATGAAAGTCGCTGACTTAGAACTTGATTTAACAGCCAGAACAGTCATTAGAAACGGGAAAGATATTTTGTTGACTGCTAAAGAATATGCTTTGCTTGAGTATTTAATGATTAACCATAATAGGGTAGTATCCAGGGTTGATATTGCTGAAAAGATTTGGGACTCAGACCTTGACCCAACCAGTAATACCATTGATACTTACATAAATTTTCTTCGAAAAAAAGTTGATAAAGAATTTTCTTCCAAACTAATCCACACAATAGTGGGAATGGGTTATATCTTAAAAGAGTAG
- a CDS encoding HAMP domain-containing sensor histidine kinase, translated as MKIVDKQTIRIPTILSVALIIFSANIYLFYSNFRENEFYLYLRNNAISIEKMIIDKGLSGEDVRTMDDMKENIYTQEQFIIYDSTGTVIFKSRYAVNHLTDNLLKEVYKHEVEFKKDGYERTIFLSRNNKYKRLLVIEAAGYDLSGFNKQRNLLYILIISSVLLISIITLTTRYYIRTDLRPIGEIAKRMKKISSKNLQSRIPEADLDNEIGQMAHTFNDLLDRLDNSYTQQRNFVSYVTHELRTPLSILLGNAQVTLMKERTVEEYKQTVENFQVDINNMINLVNSLLELARMNADAQSVPFVEVRVDEVLWAASDIVKKNQPEYHINVEFEQIPENDEQMIVSGNAELLVLVFRNLMENACKYSADKRVEAKILYEKNSIRIDFIDKGVGMSSSETEHIFEPFYRNEKTKEISGHGIGLPLTKRIVEIHSGKISVLSEEGVGSIFTVELPVKQLY; from the coding sequence ATGAAAATAGTTGACAAACAGACCATACGTATTCCAACAATTTTGAGTGTTGCACTCATCATTTTTTCGGCTAATATATACCTCTTTTATAGTAATTTCCGTGAAAATGAGTTTTATCTATACCTTCGGAATAATGCTATTTCGATTGAAAAAATGATTATAGACAAAGGCTTGAGTGGCGAAGATGTTCGTACAATGGATGATATGAAAGAAAATATTTATACTCAAGAGCAATTTATTATTTATGATTCAACGGGCACCGTAATTTTTAAATCGAGATATGCTGTTAATCACTTAACAGATAATTTACTAAAAGAAGTGTATAAGCATGAGGTTGAATTTAAAAAAGATGGATATGAAAGAACCATTTTCCTCAGTCGTAACAATAAATATAAACGTCTGCTTGTAATAGAAGCTGCAGGATATGACTTATCTGGCTTTAATAAACAAAGAAATCTCCTTTATATTTTAATCATTAGTTCGGTTTTACTAATTAGTATTATTACGCTTACCACGAGATATTATATCAGGACAGATTTGCGGCCTATTGGTGAAATTGCCAAAAGAATGAAGAAGATTTCTAGCAAAAACCTTCAATCACGAATTCCAGAAGCCGACCTTGATAATGAAATTGGCCAAATGGCTCATACATTCAATGATTTGCTTGATAGACTAGATAATTCCTATACCCAACAACGAAATTTTGTATCTTATGTAACACACGAGCTTCGAACCCCCCTATCTATTTTATTGGGTAATGCCCAAGTGACACTCATGAAAGAACGAACAGTTGAAGAATACAAACAAACTGTAGAAAACTTTCAAGTGGATATTAACAATATGATAAATTTAGTAAATAGTTTACTCGAATTAGCAAGAATGAATGCCGATGCCCAGTCGGTGCCTTTTGTAGAGGTAAGGGTTGATGAAGTATTATGGGCTGCTTCTGATATTGTTAAAAAAAATCAACCAGAATATCATATTAATGTTGAGTTTGAGCAGATTCCTGAAAATGATGAGCAAATGATTGTGAGTGGAAATGCAGAATTATTAGTATTGGTTTTTAGAAATCTGATGGAAAATGCATGTAAGTATAGTGCAGATAAAAGAGTAGAAGCGAAAATTTTATATGAGAAAAATTCAATTAGGATTGATTTTATTGATAAAGGGGTGGGGATGTCTTCGAGTGAAACGGAACATATTTTTGAACCTTTTTATAGAAATGAAAAAACCAAAGAAATCTCAGGACATGGAATTGGCTTACCACTAACCAAGAGAATCGTGGAAATTCATTCTGGGAAAATATCGGTTTTATCAGAAGAAGGTGTTGGTTCAATTTTTACAGTAGAATTGCCCGTAAAGCAGCTTTATTAG
- a CDS encoding DUF2147 domain-containing protein, protein MYNYFKKVFLVVIIVANGIVLNAQDYKQQDEILGTWISENKDLKVEIYKKEDKYFGKIIWFLCDPKTPNMSDFKDTENPEPKLRHRPWLGMEVVEGLMFNGDNIWGNGTIYDPNTGRTYSSVVTLKDNNTLVVRGYWGIELLGKNMIFYRVVPSGK, encoded by the coding sequence ATGTATAATTATTTTAAGAAAGTATTTCTGGTAGTGATAATAGTAGCAAATGGTATAGTACTAAACGCTCAAGATTATAAACAACAAGATGAAATTTTGGGTACTTGGATTTCTGAAAATAAAGATTTAAAAGTAGAAATTTATAAAAAAGAAGATAAGTATTTTGGGAAAATTATTTGGTTCTTGTGTGACCCCAAAACGCCAAATATGAGTGATTTTAAAGATACCGAAAATCCTGAGCCTAAATTAAGACATAGACCTTGGCTTGGAATGGAGGTTGTTGAAGGCTTAATGTTTAATGGTGATAATATATGGGGAAATGGCACGATTTACGACCCCAATACCGGACGTACATATAGTTCAGTGGTTACACTAAAAGATAATAATACTTTGGTTGTAAGAGGGTATTGGGGAATTGAGTTATTAGGTAAAAATATGATTTTTTATAGAGTGGTTCCTAGTGGGAAATAA
- a CDS encoding MGH1-like glycoside hydrolase domain-containing protein — MTEIQEQIRLNQRKDNKGWKKWGPYLSERQWGTVREDYSVYGNAWDYVPHDMARSRAFRWGEDGIGGISDNKQHICFALAFWNHKDKIVKERLFGLAGSEGNHGEDVKELYYYLDSTPTHSYMKMLYKYPQNEFPYRQIVEENQRRNRSNPEFEIEQTGIFDKDEYFDIFIEYAKADENDILIKVTAHNRNTKEAILTMLPTLWFRNTWSWGYEAYSKAPMLTGISNTQIEVGHQLLGKYKLYVEGADELLFCENETNMERVFGRPNTSMYVKDGISNYILTGKSETVNPNKIGTKASARYTKKIAGGESSTIRLRFSQNTHNHNAFNDFDEIFSKRIIEADEFYGHVQKDVKSEEMKNIQRQAFAGMMWNKQFYYYNINEWLKGDPKMPFEFKGRAFPRNSTWKHAYMANILSMPDKWEYPWFAAWDLAFHTLTLARIDADFAKRQLAVVLREYYMHPNGQIPAYEWNFSDVNPPVHAWATWKVYEIDKKNNGKGDLAFLEKIFHKLLINFTWWVNQKDEEGNNIFGGGFLGLDNIGVFDRNAQIPGVKLEQADATGWMAMYTLNMLRIACEIAMEKPVYQDMASKFFEHFLHIAAAINKPIKGNDLGLWDEADQFYYDKLHAPNGETIFMKIRSYVGLIPLFAVEVINEEMLSKLPDFKRRLEWVLTNRPDLAALISRWNEPGKGETHLLSLLRGHRMKMVVKRMFDETEFLSDYGIRSLSKAHNDVPYQFNLHGEIMTVKYTPAESDLSIMGGNSNWRGPIWFPINFLLIDSLLKFYHYYGDDFEIEYPTNSGNIMSIKDAALLVAERLVNIFKMKEGKRANTGDFSKFDTDPHFKDLHLFYEYFNGDTGEGLGASHQCGWTGLVADLVQYISE, encoded by the coding sequence ATGACGGAAATACAAGAACAAATACGCCTAAACCAAAGAAAAGATAACAAAGGTTGGAAAAAGTGGGGACCTTATTTGTCGGAAAGACAATGGGGAACCGTTAGGGAAGATTACAGTGTATACGGCAATGCTTGGGATTACGTTCCGCACGATATGGCACGTTCACGAGCATTCAGATGGGGGGAAGATGGCATTGGAGGTATTTCTGATAATAAACAACACATTTGTTTTGCCCTTGCTTTTTGGAATCATAAAGATAAGATAGTAAAAGAAAGACTATTTGGACTGGCTGGCTCGGAAGGTAATCACGGAGAAGATGTGAAAGAGCTATACTATTACCTCGATAGTACTCCAACACACTCGTATATGAAGATGCTCTATAAGTATCCACAAAATGAGTTTCCGTATCGACAAATAGTAGAAGAAAATCAACGCCGAAATCGTAGTAATCCTGAATTCGAAATTGAACAAACAGGTATTTTTGATAAAGATGAATACTTCGATATTTTCATTGAATATGCAAAAGCCGATGAAAACGATATTTTGATAAAGGTTACAGCTCACAATAGAAATACCAAAGAAGCAATACTCACCATGCTCCCTACCCTATGGTTTAGAAATACATGGAGTTGGGGCTACGAAGCATATAGTAAAGCTCCAATGCTAACAGGTATTTCTAATACGCAGATAGAAGTTGGACATCAATTATTGGGCAAGTATAAATTATATGTAGAAGGTGCTGATGAACTCCTATTTTGTGAAAATGAAACAAATATGGAAAGAGTATTCGGACGCCCCAATACTAGCATGTATGTGAAGGATGGAATTAGCAATTATATCCTTACTGGCAAAAGCGAAACAGTCAATCCAAATAAAATTGGAACGAAGGCTTCCGCTCGCTATACCAAAAAAATTGCGGGTGGCGAAAGTTCAACAATTAGATTAAGATTCAGCCAAAACACGCATAATCATAATGCTTTCAATGATTTCGATGAAATTTTCAGTAAAAGAATTATCGAAGCAGACGAGTTTTATGGCCATGTACAAAAAGATGTAAAATCTGAAGAGATGAAAAATATTCAACGTCAGGCCTTTGCAGGCATGATGTGGAATAAACAATTTTACTACTATAATATTAACGAATGGCTCAAAGGCGACCCAAAAATGCCTTTTGAATTTAAAGGTAGGGCCTTTCCAAGAAATAGCACTTGGAAACATGCTTACATGGCAAATATTTTGTCGATGCCCGATAAATGGGAGTATCCTTGGTTTGCCGCTTGGGATTTAGCCTTTCATACGCTTACGCTTGCCCGAATTGACGCCGATTTCGCTAAAAGACAATTAGCCGTAGTATTGAGAGAATATTACATGCACCCTAATGGGCAAATCCCTGCCTATGAATGGAATTTTTCAGATGTAAATCCACCTGTTCATGCATGGGCAACTTGGAAAGTATATGAAATTGATAAGAAGAATAATGGTAAAGGAGATTTAGCATTCTTAGAGAAAATCTTCCATAAACTACTCATTAATTTTACTTGGTGGGTAAATCAAAAAGATGAAGAAGGAAACAACATTTTTGGGGGTGGATTTTTAGGCTTAGATAACATTGGAGTTTTTGATAGAAATGCCCAAATTCCTGGGGTTAAATTAGAGCAGGCAGATGCAACAGGCTGGATGGCCATGTACACGCTCAATATGCTACGAATTGCTTGCGAAATTGCCATGGAGAAGCCTGTTTATCAAGATATGGCATCAAAATTCTTTGAACATTTCTTGCATATTGCTGCAGCTATCAATAAACCAATTAAGGGAAATGACTTGGGGCTTTGGGATGAAGCTGACCAATTTTATTACGACAAACTTCATGCCCCCAACGGTGAAACTATTTTCATGAAGATTCGCTCCTATGTGGGTCTGATTCCTTTATTTGCTGTTGAGGTAATTAATGAAGAAATGCTCTCAAAATTACCAGACTTCAAACGTAGATTAGAGTGGGTTCTAACGAATCGCCCAGATTTAGCAGCACTCATCTCACGCTGGAACGAACCGGGGAAAGGTGAAACCCATTTACTTTCGCTTTTACGCGGGCACCGCATGAAAATGGTTGTAAAAAGAATGTTTGATGAAACAGAGTTTCTTTCAGATTATGGCATTCGTTCTTTATCAAAAGCCCATAATGATGTGCCATATCAGTTTAATCTCCACGGTGAAATAATGACCGTAAAATATACCCCTGCGGAATCAGATTTGAGCATTATGGGTGGAAATTCAAATTGGCGTGGACCAATTTGGTTTCCAATAAATTTCCTGTTGATAGATTCTCTTCTGAAGTTTTATCATTACTATGGTGATGACTTCGAAATTGAATATCCAACTAATTCTGGCAATATTATGTCAATCAAGGATGCGGCTTTGCTTGTTGCAGAAAGATTGGTAAATATTTTTAAAATGAAAGAAGGAAAAAGAGCTAATACTGGAGATTTTTCAAAATTTGACACCGACCCTCACTTTAAAGACCTTCATTTATTCTACGAATATTTTAACGGAGATACGGGTGAAGGATTAGGTGCTTCGCACCAATGCGGTTGGACTGGCCTAGTTGCAGACCTTGTACAATATATTAGTGAATAA
- a CDS encoding class I SAM-dependent methyltransferase, with the protein MIEASKIAQQFQNTNVQEFILKNPLKLSSNTLTLVADQLLARQKSKTKLPTWFANPKILFPPPLSVEQASSEVTANFKASVFSQLIGKKNVVDLTGGMGVDSWALAKICESVKYIEQSELLSEIAKVNFKSLNLTNIEVINQNATTLDYSFLKNNNNYYIDPHRRDNSQNKVFKIEDCEPNLLTLKPFLNKYMVKFSPMLDIKMALEQLTNISYVYVIAFENEVKELLFISNGIDSNPNIVCVNLSFKSLPHIFEFDYTLEEHCKIAYSNPLKYIYEPNASILKAGGFKSVSEKFNLLKIAPNSHLYTSDILNEAFPGRIFLCESICKFDKKEILSKLPSPKANISTRNFPLKPEEIKKKLGLQDGGDYYLFATENSEKQKIVLLCKKVEL; encoded by the coding sequence ATGATAGAAGCAAGTAAAATTGCTCAACAGTTTCAAAATACTAATGTTCAGGAGTTTATTTTAAAAAACCCTCTGAAACTTAGTTCTAACACACTTACATTAGTTGCAGACCAGCTACTTGCCCGACAAAAATCAAAAACAAAACTTCCAACATGGTTTGCCAACCCAAAGATACTTTTTCCACCACCATTATCAGTAGAACAGGCATCATCGGAAGTTACAGCAAATTTTAAGGCTTCGGTTTTTAGTCAATTAATTGGCAAAAAGAATGTTGTTGATTTAACTGGAGGGATGGGGGTAGATTCTTGGGCTTTAGCTAAAATTTGCGAGTCTGTTAAATACATTGAACAATCAGAATTACTTTCAGAAATTGCTAAGGTTAACTTTAAATCATTAAACCTTACAAATATTGAAGTCATTAACCAAAATGCTACAACCCTTGATTATTCATTTCTAAAAAATAATAACAATTATTATATTGACCCTCACAGAAGAGATAATTCACAAAATAAGGTTTTTAAAATCGAAGACTGTGAACCAAACCTTCTGACTTTGAAGCCATTTCTTAATAAATATATGGTAAAATTTTCACCTATGCTTGATATTAAGATGGCACTCGAACAGCTCACAAATATTTCTTATGTCTATGTGATTGCCTTCGAAAATGAAGTAAAAGAGTTACTATTTATCAGCAATGGCATTGATTCCAATCCAAATATAGTTTGCGTAAATCTTAGTTTTAAGTCATTGCCCCATATATTTGAATTTGATTATACTTTAGAAGAGCATTGTAAAATAGCATATTCTAATCCGCTGAAATATATCTACGAACCCAATGCTTCAATCTTAAAAGCCGGAGGATTTAAAAGTGTGAGTGAAAAATTTAATTTGCTCAAAATAGCACCAAATAGTCATCTTTATACATCAGATATACTCAATGAGGCTTTTCCGGGTAGAATCTTTTTGTGCGAGTCTATTTGTAAGTTTGATAAAAAAGAAATCCTATCAAAACTACCATCGCCGAAAGCCAATATTAGTACCCGAAATTTCCCCTTGAAACCAGAAGAAATAAAAAAGAAGCTTGGTTTACAAGATGGTGGCGATTATTACTTATTTGCTACCGAAAATTCAGAAAAACAAAAGATTGTTTTGTTGTGTAAGAAAGTTGAACTCTAG
- a CDS encoding efflux RND transporter permease subunit, producing MNKFIKGILSFSLKNKYFIFFATLLAVIGGWIAYQNTPIEAFPDVTNTQITIITQWPGRSAEEVEKFVSIPIEIGLNPVQKKTDIRSTTVFGLSVVKVMFEDGVDDAFARQQINNLIGSVNLPEGIEPDIQPPYGPTGEIFRYTLESKARTVRELKTIQDWVVERQLKGVAGVADVVSFGGEVKTYEISANPHLLADYDVTPLELYQAVANSNVNVGGDVIEKNSEAYVVRGIGLLKGINDIEKIIIKSANGVPITVKNVATVTESALPRLGQAGRDGQNDVLECIVVMRKAENPSQVIENVKAKIEELNTSILPQDVKINTFYNRETLIHFATHTVTHNLLEGIIFVTCIVFLFMADWRTTVTVSIVIPLALLFSFICLRLKGMSANLLSMGAIDFGIIVDGAVVMVEGIFVVLDNLANQIGMERYNKLSKLGIIRKTGTEMGKAIFFSKLIIITCLIPIFSFQKVEGKMFSPLAWTLGFALLGALIFTLTLVPVLASILLRKNVREKHNPFVLFIEKWVMKGFNYVFNHKRKTLLITVIVVVLGLFNFKFLGSEFLPELNEGSIYVRASMPMNISLNESIRYTNEMRQVFRSFPEVKGVMSQTGRPNDGTDPTGFYNIEFLVDIFPQEDWKRDISKEQLISQMQERLDKFTGVNFNFSQPIMDNVEEAVSGVKGSIAVKIYGQDLVLMEKKAKEVHNQLATVRGIEDLGVIKNIGQPELRIELDEDKLGLYGVQKGDAQAVIEMAIGGKAATQIYEGERKFDLRIRFQPEYRKSDSEISNLLIPTMNNTQIPLKEIAKIYYNTGPILVFREANQRFNAVKFSVRGRDMGSAIAEAQQKVNAHVKLPKGYTMKWAGDFENQQRATNRLMQVVPISLLLIFLILFVLFGNIKDAGIVLVNVPFAIIGGIASLLISGTNFSISAGIGFIALFGICIQNGVILISVFKKNLHERMNLTEAITKGVISRIRPVIMTAMMAAIGLIPAAISHGIGSETSKPLAIVVIGGLITATVLTLLAFPIIFYVFYKEKLPLN from the coding sequence ATGAACAAATTCATCAAAGGAATTTTATCCTTTTCCCTCAAAAATAAATACTTTATCTTTTTTGCTACTTTATTAGCAGTTATTGGTGGTTGGATTGCCTACCAAAATACACCAATTGAGGCTTTTCCCGATGTAACAAATACACAAATCACAATTATTACACAATGGCCGGGCCGAAGTGCGGAGGAGGTTGAAAAGTTTGTTTCAATTCCAATAGAAATCGGATTGAATCCTGTTCAAAAGAAAACAGATATTCGTTCGACTACTGTTTTTGGTCTTTCGGTTGTGAAAGTTATGTTTGAAGATGGTGTTGATGATGCTTTTGCTCGTCAACAAATTAATAATTTGATAGGAAGTGTAAATTTACCAGAAGGTATTGAACCTGATATACAACCTCCTTATGGCCCTACTGGTGAAATTTTCAGATATACACTTGAAAGTAAAGCACGAACTGTCAGAGAATTGAAAACAATCCAAGATTGGGTGGTTGAACGACAGTTGAAAGGGGTAGCAGGTGTAGCAGATGTAGTTAGTTTTGGTGGAGAAGTAAAAACCTATGAGATTAGTGCTAATCCTCATTTACTAGCAGATTATGATGTTACTCCACTTGAGCTTTATCAAGCGGTTGCCAACTCGAATGTAAACGTTGGTGGAGATGTGATTGAAAAAAATTCAGAGGCTTATGTTGTTCGTGGAATTGGCCTTTTGAAGGGGATTAATGACATAGAAAAAATAATCATTAAAAGTGCGAATGGCGTACCAATTACGGTAAAAAACGTGGCAACAGTTACAGAATCGGCCTTACCTCGTCTGGGTCAAGCTGGTAGAGATGGACAAAATGATGTTCTTGAGTGTATTGTTGTGATGCGTAAAGCTGAAAATCCAAGTCAGGTTATAGAAAATGTTAAAGCAAAAATTGAAGAACTTAATACTTCTATTTTGCCACAAGATGTAAAAATTAATACTTTTTATAATAGAGAAACCCTTATTCATTTTGCTACCCACACCGTAACACATAACCTTTTAGAAGGAATTATATTTGTTACCTGCATTGTGTTTTTGTTTATGGCCGATTGGCGTACAACGGTTACTGTTTCGATTGTTATTCCATTGGCTCTATTATTTTCATTCATTTGTCTTCGTTTGAAAGGAATGTCTGCCAATTTACTATCAATGGGAGCGATTGACTTTGGTATTATTGTCGATGGTGCAGTTGTAATGGTAGAAGGAATTTTCGTGGTGCTTGATAATTTGGCTAATCAGATAGGTATGGAGCGATACAATAAGCTTTCAAAATTGGGTATTATTCGTAAGACTGGTACAGAAATGGGTAAAGCCATATTTTTCTCAAAGCTAATTATCATAACTTGTTTGATTCCAATATTTTCTTTCCAAAAAGTTGAAGGAAAAATGTTCTCACCTTTAGCTTGGACATTGGGTTTTGCTTTACTCGGAGCATTGATTTTTACACTTACGTTGGTGCCTGTTTTAGCAAGTATTTTATTAAGAAAGAATGTACGTGAAAAACACAACCCGTTTGTGTTATTTATTGAAAAATGGGTAATGAAAGGCTTTAATTATGTATTCAATCATAAACGCAAAACATTACTAATTACTGTAATTGTAGTAGTATTGGGTCTATTTAACTTTAAGTTTTTAGGCTCAGAATTTCTTCCAGAATTGAATGAAGGTTCGATTTATGTGCGTGCAAGTATGCCGATGAATATTTCATTGAATGAATCGATTCGATATACCAATGAGATGCGTCAAGTATTTAGAAGTTTCCCAGAGGTAAAAGGGGTGATGTCTCAAACTGGCCGTCCAAATGATGGAACCGACCCAACTGGCTTTTATAATATTGAGTTTTTGGTTGATATTTTCCCACAAGAGGATTGGAAAAGAGATATTTCAAAAGAACAATTAATCAGTCAAATGCAAGAACGGCTTGATAAATTCACGGGTGTTAACTTCAACTTCTCGCAACCTATTATGGACAATGTTGAGGAAGCAGTTTCGGGGGTTAAAGGTAGTATTGCCGTGAAAATTTACGGACAAGATCTAGTTTTGATGGAGAAAAAAGCCAAAGAGGTACATAATCAATTGGCTACTGTTCGTGGAATTGAAGATTTAGGGGTAATTAAAAATATTGGCCAGCCCGAATTGAGAATTGAATTAGATGAAGACAAGTTGGGTCTTTATGGTGTTCAAAAAGGTGATGCTCAAGCAGTTATTGAAATGGCCATTGGTGGTAAAGCGGCTACTCAAATATACGAGGGAGAGCGTAAGTTTGATTTAAGAATTAGATTCCAACCAGAATATCGTAAATCTGATTCCGAAATCAGTAATTTATTAATTCCAACGATGAATAATACTCAAATTCCGTTGAAAGAAATAGCTAAAATCTATTACAATACTGGCCCAATATTAGTATTCCGTGAGGCTAATCAACGTTTCAATGCAGTAAAATTCTCGGTTCGTGGAAGAGATATGGGAAGTGCCATTGCAGAAGCCCAGCAAAAAGTAAATGCACACGTGAAGTTACCTAAAGGATATACAATGAAATGGGCTGGTGATTTTGAAAATCAACAACGTGCTACCAACCGTTTAATGCAGGTAGTTCCAATTAGTTTGTTGTTGATTTTCTTGATATTATTTGTATTATTTGGCAATATTAAAGATGCTGGAATTGTATTGGTGAATGTACCATTTGCAATCATTGGTGGAATAGCTTCTTTGCTAATTTCGGGTACGAATTTTAGTATTTCGGCAGGTATTGGTTTTATTGCACTTTTCGGTATTTGTATTCAAAATGGCGTTATTTTAATTTCAGTATTCAAGAAAAACCTTCATGAACGAATGAATCTCACGGAAGCTATTACTAAAGGTGTTATTTCACGTATTAGACCTGTAATAATGACCGCCATGATGGCTGCAATTGGTTTAATTCCTGCAGCAATCTCTCACGGTATTGGCTCAGAAACTTCAAAACCTTTGGCAATTGTAGTGATTGGTGGATTAATAACCGCAACGGTTTTAACTTTACTAGCCTTCCCTATAATTTTCTATGTCTTTTATAAAGAAAAGTTGCCTTTAAATTAA
- a CDS encoding sterol desaturase family protein, giving the protein MKNLINYFNSAPDFHRVLLLSFSFFLFWNIEYFYEHAKNKVSHLWLNAKFMLTAAPVQFVLGYLMNFVLKWTQNHEFGLFHQIQKVNALTLFILTFLYLDFCEYAYHLLMHKVKKLWKFHLVHHADKQLDVSTTLREHPGETTIRLLFTTLWVFLGGVSLWALIFRQFIQIFSNVLAHTEVRLPEKVDSWLSYLFVTPNFHHVHHHYLQPYTDTNYGDVLSIWDRIFGTFAQLPKEAVVFGVDTHFDECNLNTFSKLLTIPLISDKSSVKINMKG; this is encoded by the coding sequence ATGAAAAACCTGATTAACTATTTTAATTCAGCACCCGATTTTCATAGAGTCTTATTGTTGTCGTTCTCTTTTTTTCTGTTTTGGAATATTGAGTATTTTTATGAACACGCAAAGAATAAAGTAAGTCATTTATGGCTTAATGCCAAATTTATGCTTACTGCAGCTCCAGTTCAGTTCGTACTAGGATATTTAATGAATTTTGTGCTTAAATGGACTCAAAACCATGAATTTGGGTTATTTCATCAAATCCAGAAAGTGAATGCGTTAACGCTTTTTATCTTGACTTTTTTATATCTTGATTTTTGCGAATATGCCTATCATTTATTGATGCACAAAGTAAAAAAACTCTGGAAATTTCATTTAGTTCATCATGCCGATAAACAATTGGATGTTTCTACAACATTACGAGAACATCCTGGTGAAACTACAATTAGACTGCTTTTTACCACACTTTGGGTATTTTTGGGCGGGGTCTCATTGTGGGCTCTTATTTTCCGCCAGTTTATTCAAATATTTTCAAATGTATTGGCTCATACAGAAGTAAGACTACCAGAAAAGGTTGATTCTTGGCTGAGTTATCTGTTTGTTACTCCTAATTTTCATCATGTTCATCATCATTATTTACAACCTTATACAGATACAAATTATGGAGATGTATTGAGCATTTGGGATAGAATATTTGGTACTTTTGCTCAATTACCTAAGGAAGCAGTAGTTTTTGGTGTTGATACGCATTTTGATGAGTGTAATCTTAATACTTTTAGTAAGTTATTGACTATTCCGCTAATATCTGATAAAAGTTCTGTGAAGATTAATATGAAAGGCTAA